The Pseudomonas chlororaphis subsp. piscium genome contains the following window.
CACGACCCGCTGGCCTTCACGCACCCTTACCGAGCCGCGCTTGAGGTGCAGGTACACCCCCATGGTGCCGTCGTTGTGCAGCACCCGCACGAAATTGCCGGAAGGGTCGGTGCCGTGCCCGCTCTGGCGGTTCTCGGTCTTCACCACCACCCCGCCACGCGCCGCGATGATCGGCGTGCCCTCGGGCATGGCGATGTCCATGGCATAACGGCTCTTGGGGCCGAAATGGCTGTACCGGCCGTTGGCGCCCTGGGTCAGGCGAAAGGGGCCGCCACGCCAGGGCAACGGGTAACGATAGGCCTGGGCGGCGCCTGCAGGGTCGCCCAGGGAATAACGGAACTGCGGGACATAGATCAGCGGCTTGCCCGCCTGCATCGCCGTGAGCTGCGCCAGGCGCTGTCGGCTGCGGGCCGGCAGTACCCGGCGAATCGGCTGCCTGGGCGCACTGCGGATATTCTTCAGGCCGGTAAACCCCAGCTCGATCTCCACCGGCGCATACAGGTCGTTACGCACAAAGACGCTGTCCACCCCCCAGCTCTTCTCGACATCCAAGCGCACCTGGCGCTCCAGGTGCTCGACCATGCGATCGCGAAACACGAACACCTGGGCGCCCGGCGACGGACGGTCACTGTAGGACACCACGCCATTGGCGTCGGTGGACTTGTAGATGGTCATGGCCATGGCCGAGGTGGCAGCCAGCAACAGACCGCAGGAAAACAGCAGGTGCATGAACATGGGCAAGATTCTGAGGAAAGCCTGAAGTCAGGCTAGCAGCCCGACGTGGACTTTGTATGAATCAACCCTGCACCAGAGGTTCCATTGCCGACGGACTGAAGCTGATATCGACGCCCAGTTGCGCGGCGTCGGAGAGGTTGACCAGCGCATCCAGGGAAAACTTGTTGATCTTGCCGCTGAGCACGTCGTTGAGTCGCGGCTGGGTGATATTGAGCCGCCTGGCGGCCTCCTTCTGTGAAACACCCCAGACCTTGATGGTCTTGCCCAGCTCCAGCATGAGCTTGGAGCGCAGGCGCATATTGGCGGCTTCCTGGGGCGAACCTTCGAGCGCGTCCCAGACACTGGCGAAACGCTCGGTATGCATGTGATCGGTCATGACGTGCACTTATCTCCTGAAGTCTGGCCCGAGCCAGCTCGATGTCCCGCGCTTCGGTCTTGCGGGTGGTCTTGCGCATGGCGTGCAGCACATAAATGGCCGCGGGCCGGTTGGCCACGTAAAACACCCGAAACGCCCCTGAGTCCTCACTGATCCTGATCTCGAACACCCCCGGCCCCACGGTTTTCATCGACCGGCAGTCATAGGGCTGCTCGCCCTGCTGCAACAGATCCAGCTGAAAACCCGCGGCCCTTCGCGCATCCAGCGGAAAAGCCCGGAGGTCCCGGAGCGCGCTCCCGACAAACACCACATCCTTGTGCCTAGGCATCGAACCTCTCCCGTTACTGACCCCAGAGAGGTTAAACAACCCGACCGCCACAGCGCGCGGCCGGGTTGTTTCAAAGCGTGGCCCGGCACAAGAAAAGCCAAAAGCACAGACCACAACCTATATCAGTACAGATATAAATCAACCTGAAAAACCGAGAATCGGACACACGGCATCAAACCACCGCCCCCTCCCCCAACGCCTTGCGCTGCGCGGCCTGCAACACATCACAGCCATCATCCAACAACAGATACAAGGCCTGGGTGACACGCCCCAGATCACCTTCGTCAGCGTGCAGAAGCGTGGTACAGGGAAGTGTTTGCAGCAGGTTTCGCGCCGCATTCAAACGCAGACTGGCACTGGAGCGTGGATGTTGTAGCCACCGCAGGCTGCGATCGACTTGAGCGGCACTCCGACGAAGCGGGCGCAAGGTTTGAGATCGCTGAAGGCCTTCGGCTTTATCGCGGCCTGCGGCAGCGGCTACGGGGTCGGGGCCAGCGGTCTGGAAAATATAGCGTCAGAACGGACGTCATCGCGGGCAAGCCTCGCTCCTACAGAAGCGTGGTTGCCCGCGAGATAGTGGTCAGGAACGGGGCTGAGAGGGGCTCAGGCGCCGGGGACGAAGTGTTTCTGCGCCGTGCCGCGGGCGATCAGGCGGGAGATGTAGTCGAGCTTCTGCGCATCCTGGTCGACGAAGCGGAAAGTCAGCTGCAGCCACTCGCTGTCCGGCTTCGGCTCATAGGCCACCACCGCATGCAGGTAGCCGTTCAGGCGCGCCACTTCGGCATTGTCACCCTGCTCCAGGTCCAGCACGGCGCTGTCGAGCACCTGTGGCAGTGTATCGGTGCGCTTCACCACCAATAGCGCCTCCTTGATGCTCAGCGCCTTGATCACACACTGCTGGGTACCGCTGGGCAGGCGCAACTGCCCCTGGCCGCGACCACTGGCAGGCGCAGCGGCGGCAGGAGCCGGAGCCTTGACTGGAGGACTGTTGAGCAGGCCACGGGACGGGGCCGCAGCGGGAGCCGGAGCGGACACCACGGCAGGCTTGGCAAACGGATTGACCGCCGCAGCCGCCGGAGCGGCGCCAATGACTTCGGCCTTGCCGCCGGTCAGGGCGCTCAGGGAATCATTGCCGAACGCCGAGTTCATCTTGGTCGGCGCGCTGTTCATCAGGGTGTCGAGCTTGCCGACCTTGTTCAGCGCCTGCTTGACCTTGGTCAGCAGCTGCTCGTTGGTGAACGGCTTGCTGACGTAGCCGGAGACGCCGGCCTGGATCGCCTGCACCACGTTCTCCTTGTCGCCACGACTGGTAACCATGATGAACGGCATGGCCTTCATCGCCTCCTGGCTGCGGCACCAGGTCAGCAGCTCCAGGCCGGACATTTCCGGCATTTCCCAGTCGCACAGGACCAGGTCGAAGGCTTCACGGGCCAGCAGGGCCTGGGCTTTACGGCCGTTGATGGCGTCCTCGATCTTGATGCCAGGGAAGTAGTTGCGCAGACACTTCTTCACCAGGTCACGAATGAACGAAGCGTCATCCACCACCAACACACTTACCTTACTCATCGACCACCCCTTTAAAAATCCCGGCTAGCATAACGCTTTACTGATGGCACTTTGCCAAAACTCTTCAGTCACGCCAGGACTTTTCGTTCGCGGGCGCTGCTTTTCAAGTTCAATCCCCATAAACGAAAACGCCCGGCCAAAAGGGCCGGGCGCTTCTCTCGGGCAACCTTACTTATCGTCAGCTTCACCCGGAACATTAGCGCTTTCGGCGCTTGTGCCTTCAACTTCTTCCTTCATCCGCTTGAGCCCCAGGTGGCGCACATCGGTACCGCGCACCAGGTAAATCACCAGCTCCGAAATGTTGCGCGCGTGGTCGCCGATCCGCTCCAGGGAGCGCAGCACCCAGATGATGCTCAGAACGCGCGAGATCGAGCGCGGATCTTCCATCATGTAGGTGGCCAGCTCACGCAAAGCGGTCTTGTACTCGCGGTCGATGATCTTGTCGTACTGGGCCACCGACAGCGCCAGGTCGGCGTCGAAGCGGGCAAAAGCGTCCAGTGCATCGCGCACCATGTTGCGCACCTGGTCGCCGATGTGTCGCACTTCCACGTAGCCGCGCGGGGCTTCGCCTTCTTCGCACAGCTGGATGGCGCGACGGGCGATCTTGGTCGATTCGTCGCCGATGCGCTCCAGGTCGATCACCGACTTGGAGATGCTGATGATCAGGCGCAGGTCGGAAGCCGCCGGCTGGCGACGGGCGAGAATGCGCAGGCATTCTTCGTCGATGTTGCGTTCCATCTGGTTGATCTGGTCGTCGATCTCGCGCACCTGCTGGGCAAGCCCCGAGTCGGCTTCGATCAGCGCGGTGACGGCGTCGTTGACTTGTTTCTCGACCAGCCCGCCCATCGCCAGGAGGTGGCTGCGCACCTCCTCGAGTTCGGCGTTGAACTGCTGGGAGATGTGATGCGTGAGGCCTTCTTTACTAATCATGGTTGGCGTCCTTGGAGCGTCCGGTAAGGTGCGGTGGACCGCAGCGTCAGTTCAGTGAGCAACAACAGCTTCCTAGCCGTAACGACCGGTGATGTAGTCTTCGGTCTGCTTCTTCGCCGGATTGGTGAACAGGGTGTCGGTGTCGCCGAATTCCACCAGTTTGCCCATGTACATGAACGCCGTGTAGTCGGAGACGCGCGCGGCCTGTTGCATGTTGTGGGTCACGATCACGATGGTGAACTTCGATTTCAGTTCGTAGATCAGTTCTTCGACCTTCAGGGTGGAAATCGGGTCGAGTGCCGAGCAGGGTTCGTCGAGCAGCAGCACTTCCGGTTCCACGGCGATGGTACGGGCGATCACCAGACGCTGCTGCTGACCACCGGACAGGCCGAGCGCCGAGTCGTGCAGGCGGTCCTTGACCTCGTCCCACAGCGCCGCGCCCTTGAGGGCCCACTCGACGGCTTCGTCGAGGATGCGCTTCTTGTTGATGCCCTGGATGCGCAGGCCGTAGACCACGTTCTCGTAGATGGTCTTCGGGAACGGGTTGGGCTTCTGGAACACCATGCCCACACGGCGGCGCAGCTCGGCCACGTCTTCGCCCTTGCGGTAGATGTTGTTGCCGTAGAGGTTGATCTCGCCTTCCACGCGGCAGCCGTCCACCAGGTCGTTCATCCGGTTGAAGGTCCGCAGCAGGGTCGACTTGCCGCAGCCGGACGGGCCGATGAAGGCGGTCACGCGCTGCTTCGGAATGTTCATGCTGACGTCGAACAGCGCCTGCTTCTCACCGTAGAACAGGCTCAGGCCCGGGACTTCGATGGCCACGGTTTCCTGCTCCAGGCTCAGGCTCTGCTTGTCGCGGCCCAGGGCCGACATGTTGATGCCGTGGGTATGTGCTTCTTGCTGCATGGGTAACTCCCTACGCTAACAAATTCGTTTCAGTGAGCCGCTGGCCTCACAGAATGGGCCAGAGGTGTTGCCGTTTTGCAGGAGAGAGGCTTGCCCGCGAAGGCGTCGGCACATTTGACAATGATGCGACTGACAGACAGCTTTCGCGAGCAAGCTTCGCTCCTACAGGGGCGGTGTTAACTATCCAAAGCCTTGTATTTCTCGCGCAGGTGGTTACGAATCCACACTGCCGACAGGTTGAGCGTCGCGATCACCAGCACCAGCAGCAGCGCCGTGGCGTACACCAGCGGCCGCGCGGCCTCGACGTTGGGGCTCTGGAAGCCGACGTCGTAGATGTGGAAGCCCAGGTGCATGATCTTCTGGTCCAGGTGCAGGTACGGGTAGTTGCCGTCCACCGGCAGCGACGGCGCCAGCTTCACCACACCCACCAGCATCAGCGGCGCCACTTCACCGGCGGCGCGGGCCACCGCGAGGATCATGCCGGTCATCATCGCCGGGCTGGCCATCGGCAGCACGATCTTCCACAGGGTTTCCGCCTTGGTCGCGCCCAGGGCCAGGGAACCTTCACGCACGGTGCGGGGAATCCGCGCCAGGCCTTCCTCGGTGGCCACGATCACCACCGGCACCGCCAGCAGCGCCAGGGTCAGGGAGGCCCAGAGCAGGCCCGGAGTACCGAAGGTCGGTGCCGGCAGCGCTTCGGGGAAGAACAGCCGGTCGAGGGAGCCACCCAGCACATAGACGAAGAAGCCCAGGCCGAACACGCCGTAGACGATGGCCGGAACCCCCGCCAGGTTGTTCACCGCGATGCGGATCACCCGGGTCAGGGTGTTCTGCTTGGCGTATTCACGCAGGTACACCGCCGCCAGCACGCCGAACGGGGTCACGATCATCGCCATGATCAGGGTCATCATCACGGTACCGAAGATCGCCGGGAAGATGCCGCCTTCAGTGTTGGCTTCACGCGGGTCGTCGCTGAGGAACTCCCAGACCTTGCTGAAGTAGAAGCCCAGCTTGGTGAAGGTACCCATGGCGTTCGGCTGGTAGGCATGCACCACCTTGCCCAGGCCGATTTCCACTTCCTTGCCGTTGGCGTCGCGGGCAGTCAGG
Protein-coding sequences here:
- a CDS encoding peptidoglycan DD-metalloendopeptidase family protein — translated: MFMHLLFSCGLLLAATSAMAMTIYKSTDANGVVSYSDRPSPGAQVFVFRDRMVEHLERQVRLDVEKSWGVDSVFVRNDLYAPVEIELGFTGLKNIRSAPRQPIRRVLPARSRQRLAQLTAMQAGKPLIYVPQFRYSLGDPAGAAQAYRYPLPWRGGPFRLTQGANGRYSHFGPKSRYAMDIAMPEGTPIIAARGGVVVKTENRQSGHGTDPSGNFVRVLHNDGTMGVYLHLKRGSVRVREGQRVVVGSPLALSGNTGNSSGPHLHFVVQRNTGLGLVSIPYQFNQPIGSLPNFALGKK
- a CDS encoding helix-turn-helix domain-containing protein, yielding MTDHMHTERFASVWDALEGSPQEAANMRLRSKLMLELGKTIKVWGVSQKEAARRLNITQPRLNDVLSGKINKFSLDALVNLSDAAQLGVDISFSPSAMEPLVQG
- a CDS encoding response regulator; the protein is MSKVSVLVVDDASFIRDLVKKCLRNYFPGIKIEDAINGRKAQALLAREAFDLVLCDWEMPEMSGLELLTWCRSQEAMKAMPFIMVTSRGDKENVVQAIQAGVSGYVSKPFTNEQLLTKVKQALNKVGKLDTLMNSAPTKMNSAFGNDSLSALTGGKAEVIGAAPAAAAVNPFAKPAVVSAPAPAAAPSRGLLNSPPVKAPAPAAAAPASGRGQGQLRLPSGTQQCVIKALSIKEALLVVKRTDTLPQVLDSAVLDLEQGDNAEVARLNGYLHAVVAYEPKPDSEWLQLTFRFVDQDAQKLDYISRLIARGTAQKHFVPGA
- the phoU gene encoding phosphate signaling complex protein PhoU translates to MISKEGLTHHISQQFNAELEEVRSHLLAMGGLVEKQVNDAVTALIEADSGLAQQVREIDDQINQMERNIDEECLRILARRQPAASDLRLIISISKSVIDLERIGDESTKIARRAIQLCEEGEAPRGYVEVRHIGDQVRNMVRDALDAFARFDADLALSVAQYDKIIDREYKTALRELATYMMEDPRSISRVLSIIWVLRSLERIGDHARNISELVIYLVRGTDVRHLGLKRMKEEVEGTSAESANVPGEADDK
- the pstB gene encoding phosphate ABC transporter ATP-binding protein PstB, producing MQQEAHTHGINMSALGRDKQSLSLEQETVAIEVPGLSLFYGEKQALFDVSMNIPKQRVTAFIGPSGCGKSTLLRTFNRMNDLVDGCRVEGEINLYGNNIYRKGEDVAELRRRVGMVFQKPNPFPKTIYENVVYGLRIQGINKKRILDEAVEWALKGAALWDEVKDRLHDSALGLSGGQQQRLVIARTIAVEPEVLLLDEPCSALDPISTLKVEELIYELKSKFTIVIVTHNMQQAARVSDYTAFMYMGKLVEFGDTDTLFTNPAKKQTEDYITGRYG
- the pstA gene encoding phosphate ABC transporter permease PstA, with translation MKQNSLNGWFKSGAPGVWISGGAVSIAVIMTIGLLAVIAVRGLGHFWPADLVHAHYDVPGQANHLVVGEVVQKEEVPRARLKSAGLPVPDEGPEFMTRELIKVGNRDLNGNDFTWIVGDWLTNQTTPPELMAIERREWGNFYGYLVNVKQDGKVIAEGEAAWPELQARIERVSKLAAQLKTLEKSDIGAINAGLERIRLHGRKLELDGKLDAAAQADMESERAELNARYQEVEARLSDLHAQFNRDSLTARDANGKEVEIGLGKVVHAYQPNAMGTFTKLGFYFSKVWEFLSDDPREANTEGGIFPAIFGTVMMTLIMAMIVTPFGVLAAVYLREYAKQNTLTRVIRIAVNNLAGVPAIVYGVFGLGFFVYVLGGSLDRLFFPEALPAPTFGTPGLLWASLTLALLAVPVVIVATEEGLARIPRTVREGSLALGATKAETLWKIVLPMASPAMMTGMILAVARAAGEVAPLMLVGVVKLAPSLPVDGNYPYLHLDQKIMHLGFHIYDVGFQSPNVEAARPLVYATALLLVLVIATLNLSAVWIRNHLREKYKALDS